Part of the Burkholderia humptydooensis genome, ACGTGCCGCGCTTTTTCGACGGCCGGCTGCCGGACTTCAACTTCGGCACGTCGAACGGCGCGAGCGCCGCGCCCGGTCTCGCCGACAAGCTGGCCGCGCTCGTCGACAGGCACGGCGGCTACACGTCGATCGCGAACGGGCGCTTCAAGGGCGGCTACATCACGCGCCACTACGGCGCGCCGGAGCAGGGCGTGCAGGCGGTGCAGCTCGAACTCGTGCAGGCGACCTACATGGACGAAGCGCGGCCTTATTCGTATGACGAAGCAAAGGCGCAACGGATCGCGACGCTGCTCGAGGCGCTCGTGAGGACCGCGCTTTCGCGACCGATTTGAAACGAACGCAACGGACGCATGTTTCGTTCGCGATTCGCATGTGCGTTGCGGGAAGCGAGCGTATCAACCGATCATTGTTCGGATTCCGATCGAGCCTCGCGCCGATGCCGCGCAATACGCGCATGTGCCGGCACCGATCGTCGAATATTTTAAGCAACGCTTGAGCCGAGGGTTCAGGGAAAACCCTGGCTTCGTAATGTTGAAACCGAATTGACGGCGTTTCCAGTTACGATAAGCTGATTGTCAGCTAGCCGTCACATCGATCGCGGCGGCGTCCGTCGACGTTGCCGCCACTCGCGAACGGGCTGCTGCGACGTTCGCGACGATCGACCGGCTGGCCGAGCGGCGGCGCATGCGAAGTCGCATCGCCGCTTGCCGCGTTCAATACTTTAAACAGTCAGTCGAGTGTGATCGTGAGAGTCCAAGGCCCCTTGGTCGGACGGGATCGAAGTCGGCGCGCGAGTCTTGCGCACGCCGTCGATGCCGCCGCCGACGGCTGCGGCAAGCATCTCGCCAGCCGAAGCCTGTCCATCTTCCCCTCCGTGTCCCGGCGCTCCGTGCGCCGCCACAACGTGATCGCCGCGCGCGCCTACATGGCGGTGCACGACGACGGCATCGCGTCGCTGTTGCCCTAGCGCCTCTTTTCGTCGCTCGCCGGGTCGTCCGCTGGTTCGTCGTTACCGCGCGCCGTTGCATGGTGCGAAGTCCCGCCGACGCCTCGTCGCGCGCCGTGCATGCGTTCGTCGCGCGTGTCGAATGGAGGAATCGTGATGAATGAACACCTCGACGCCGGGCAGCGGCCTGTCGTCGGCGTCTGCGCGGATCGCAAGACGATCGGCCTGCATGTCGCGCACGTCGCGGGCGAGAAGTACCTGAATGCCGTCGTCGACGGCGCACATGCGCTCGCGATCGTGCTGCCCGCGCTCGGCGAGCGGCAGCGCGCGGACGAGTTGCTTGCGCTCGTCGACGGCCTGCTGCTGACGGGCAGCTATTCGAACGTGGAGCCCGCGCGCTACGGTGGCCCGGCGAGCGCGCCCGGCACGCTGCACGACGCGGCGCGCGACGCGACGACGCTGCCGCTCGTGCGCGCCGCGATCGACGCCGGCGTGCCCGTGCTCGCGATCTGCCGCGGGATGCAGGAGCTGAACGTCGCGTACGGCGGCACGCTGCATCAGGCGGTGCACGCGTCGGGCGGCCACGCCGATCATCGCGAGGACCTGCTGGCGTCGGTCGACACGCAGTACGGCCCCGCGCATCCGGTCCGGCTCGTGCCGGGCGGCCTGCTGCATCGGCTCGCGGGGGCCGGGACCGTCGACGTCAATTCGCTGCATGCACAAGGCATCGAGCGGCTCGGCGACGGGCTGACCGTCGAGGCGCGCGCGCCCGACGGGCTCGTCGAGGCGATCGGCGTGCGCGACGCGCGCGCGTTCGCGCTCGGCGTGCAATGGCATCCCGAATGGCGATTCGACGGCAATCCGCTGTCGCGAGAAATCTTTGCGGCGTTCGGCGCGGCGTGCCGCGCCCGAAGACGCAGGACGGCCGCACGCGCGCTGCGCGCGTGACGGCCGTCGAAGCTTATCGAAGAGAGGCTCACATGCAAGACATCGATGATTTTCTGAGGCAGCACCGGATCACCGAAGTGGAAGCGATCATCCCCGACATGGCGGGCATCGCGCGCGGCAAGATCATTCCGCGCAACAAGTTCGAAACCGGCGAATCGATGCGCCTGCCGCAGGCGGTGATGGTGCAGACCGTCACCGGCGACTACCCGGAGGACGGCACGCTCACGGGCGTGACCGATCCCGACATGGTGTGCGTCGCCGACGCGTCGACGATTTGCCTGATTCCGTGGGCGGTCGATCCGACCGCGCAGGTGATTCACGATTGCGTGCATTTCGACGGCTCGCCCGTCGAGATCTCGCCGCGCTACGTGCTGCGCCGCGTGCTCGACCTGTATCGCGCAAAGGGATGGAAGCCCGTCGTCGCGCCGGAGCTCGAGTTCTATCTCGTCGACATGAACAAGGACCCGGACCTGCCGCTGCGGCCGCCCGTCGGGCGCACGGGGCGCGCGGAGACGGGGCGGCAGTCGTACTCGATCGAAGCCGTCAACGAGTTCGATCCGCTCTTCGAGGACATCTATGAATACTGCGAACTGCAGGGCCTCGACATCGACACGCTGATTCACGAAGTCGGCGCCGCGCAGATGGAGATCAACTTCCTGCACGGCGACGCGCTGTCGCTCGCCGACCAGGTGTTCCTGTTCAAGCGCACGGTGCGCGAAGCGGCGCTGCGCCACAACATGTACGCGACGTTCATGGCGAAGCCGATGGAAAACGAGCCGGGCTCGGCGATGCACATTCATCAGAGCGTCGTCGACATCGAGACGGGCCGCAATCTCTTCATCGGCGCGAGCGGCGACGCGACGCCGATGTTCCGCAGCTATCTTGCCGGCCTGCAGAAGTACACGCCCGCGCTGATGCCGATCTTCGCGCCGTACATCAACTCGTATCGGCGGCTCTCGCGCTTCATGGCCGCGCCGATCAACGTGCAGTGGGGCTACGACAACCGCACGGTCGGCTTCCGGATTCCGCATTCGGCGCCCGCCGCGCGGCGGATCGAGAACCGGATTCCGGGCGTCGACTGCAACCCGTATCTCGCGATCGCGGGCACGCTCGCGGCGGGCTACCTCGGCATCACGCAGGCGCTCGAGCCGACCGAGCCGATCGCGAGCGACGGCTACAGCCTGCCGTATCAGTTGCCGCGCAATCTCGAGGAGGGGCTCACGCTGATGAGCGCGTGCGCGCCGCTCGCCGAGATGCTAGGCGAGAAGTTCGTGATGGCCTACCTCGCGTTGA contains:
- a CDS encoding gamma-glutamyl-gamma-aminobutyrate hydrolase family protein — protein: MNEHLDAGQRPVVGVCADRKTIGLHVAHVAGEKYLNAVVDGAHALAIVLPALGERQRADELLALVDGLLLTGSYSNVEPARYGGPASAPGTLHDAARDATTLPLVRAAIDAGVPVLAICRGMQELNVAYGGTLHQAVHASGGHADHREDLLASVDTQYGPAHPVRLVPGGLLHRLAGAGTVDVNSLHAQGIERLGDGLTVEARAPDGLVEAIGVRDARAFALGVQWHPEWRFDGNPLSREIFAAFGAACRARRRRTAARALRA
- a CDS encoding glutamine synthetase family protein, yielding MQDIDDFLRQHRITEVEAIIPDMAGIARGKIIPRNKFETGESMRLPQAVMVQTVTGDYPEDGTLTGVTDPDMVCVADASTICLIPWAVDPTAQVIHDCVHFDGSPVEISPRYVLRRVLDLYRAKGWKPVVAPELEFYLVDMNKDPDLPLRPPVGRTGRAETGRQSYSIEAVNEFDPLFEDIYEYCELQGLDIDTLIHEVGAAQMEINFLHGDALSLADQVFLFKRTVREAALRHNMYATFMAKPMENEPGSAMHIHQSVVDIETGRNLFIGASGDATPMFRSYLAGLQKYTPALMPIFAPYINSYRRLSRFMAAPINVQWGYDNRTVGFRIPHSAPAARRIENRIPGVDCNPYLAIAGTLAAGYLGITQALEPTEPIASDGYSLPYQLPRNLEEGLTLMSACAPLAEMLGEKFVMAYLALKETEYEAFFRVISSWERKHLLLHV